From a region of the Calypte anna isolate BGI_N300 chromosome 4, bCalAnn1_v1.p, whole genome shotgun sequence genome:
- the NKRF gene encoding NF-kappa-B-repressing factor: MPPPEPEAVPESVLEQWRQYNETERQWELRRRFILRHLHGYPGAAIDQLLSLSVLWTNHLFMGCRYGGQVMEKVLKMAEGIDVGEMRSYELVPGRNQKRHRSPSDSPEPEGVPQPPKKMVPMFRVRPRFEPIHFVTSAEKDNRKDNSLDNQVQEVNQEAKTNSITQPAENCTNSFVNAHEADPQLSSSAGFGFVGQAAAAKKAVNSMDSTTSSAMQVSVSSSTAQSETFPPSAIMLKQSFIEKLSAAVWKNLSNPDANMGTDKINFTYLLTRSIQACKTNPEYIYVPLKEIAPADLPKSKRLLTDGFACEVRCQNIYLATGYAGSKNGSRDRAAEQAVKLLKKSVEVRVVQRKFKHTYHEDLVVCEAGLSRQDFPPALKPHEEFVVANRDCVPLQPGSEAGKGPGNTNKHWTNFVLTENASDAIGILNNSASYNKMSVEYKYEFMPNRLWRCQVYLQDHCLAEGFGTKKTSKHAAAEEALKILQKMQTNLAAIKVTQVQKVGCSSRGSGRKKDLKDLVIYENSSNPVCTLNDTAQFNKMTVEYVFERMTGTRWKCKVLLEDEFIAEAVGVKKSVKHEAAEEAVKILKKTQPTVVNNLKKGTVEDVISRNEIRGRSAEEAFKQKIKEDNIGNQILRKMGWTGGGLGKAGEGIREPISVKEQFKREGLGLDVERVNKIAKRDIEEIIRNYARSDSHIDLTFSRELTMDERKQIHQIAQKYGLKSKSHGQGHNRYLVVSRKRRKEDLLDQLKQEGQVGHYELIMPQAN, translated from the exons ATGCCGCCGCCCGAACCGGAGGCCGTGCCCGAGTCGGTGCTGGAGCAGTGGCGGCAGTACAACGAGACCGAGCGGCAATGGGAGCTGCGCCGACGCTTCATCCTCCGCCACCTCCACGGCTACCCCGGTGCCGCCATCGATCAGCTCCTCTCGCTCTCCGTCCTCTGGACCAACCACCTCTTCATGGGATGCAG ATATGGTGGGCAGGTCATGGAGAAGGTTCTCAAGATGGCTGAAGGCATCGATGTCGGGGAGATGAGGTCGTATGAGCTGGTCCCTGGCAGGAACCAAAAAAGACACCGCTCTCCATCTGACA GTCCAGAGCCAGAAGGGGTTCCTCAGCCACCCAAAAAGATGGTCCCCATGTTCCGGGTCCGACCACGTTTTGAACCCATACACTTTGTCACCAGTGCTGAGAAGGATAACAGGAAGGACAATTCTCTGGATAACCAAGTGCAAGAGGTGAACCAGGAGGCAAAGACAAACAGCATAACACAGCCAGCTGAAAACTGTACAAATTCTTTTGTGAATGCACACGAAGCGGatccccagctctccagctcaGCTGGGTTTGGCTTTGTaggccaggcagcagcagccaagaaGGCTGTGAATAGTATGGACTCTACCACAAGCAGTGCCATGCaggtttctgtttcttcttcaaCTGCCCAGTCAGAGACTTTCCCTCCATCAGCCATAATGCTGAAGCAGAGTTTTATCGAGAAACTGTCAGCAGCTGTCTGGAAAAATCTTTCTAACCCAGATGCAAACATGGGGACTGATAAAATCAACTTTACCTATCTCCTGACACGTTCCATTCAGGCCTGCAAGACAAATCCTGAATATATTTATGTTCCTCTGAAAGAGATTGCCCCTGCTGACCTCCCCAAAAGCAAGAGGCTCCTGACAGACGGCTTCGCCTGCGAGGTGCGGTGCCAGAACATCTACCTGGCCACCGGGTACGCCGGCAGCAAGAACGGATCCCGGGACCGGGCGGCGGAGCAGGCGgtgaagctgctgaagaagtCTGTGGAAGTCAGAGTTGTTCAGAGGAAGTTCAAGCACACCTACCACGAGGACCTGGTGGTGTGCGAGGCGGGGCTGAGTCGCCAGGACTTCCCTCCTGCTCTCAAACCCCACGAGGAGTTCGTGGTCGCCAACAGGGACtgtgtccccctgcagcccGGTTCTGAAGCTGGGAAAGGTCCCGGCAACACCAACAAACACTGGACGAATTTTGTTCTCACAGAGAACGCCAGCGACGCGATAGGAATTCTGAACAATTCTGCCTCCTACAACAAAATGTCTGTTGAGTATAAATACGAATTCATGCCCAACCGCTTGTGGCGCTGTCAGGTCTACCTGCAGGATCACTGCCTGGCTGAGGGGTTTGGCACTAAAAAGACCAGCAAGCACGCGGCGGCTGAGGAGGCGCTGAAGATCCTGCAGAAGATGCAGACGAATCTGGCAGCCATCAAAGTCACCCAGGTTCAGAAAGTGGGCTGCTCCTCACGGGGCTCCGGAAGGAAAAAGGACCTGAAGGACCTGGTGATCTATGAGAACTCCAGCAACCCCGTGTGCACGCTGAACGACACCGCCCAGTTCAACAAGATGACAGTAGAGTACGTCTTCGAAAGGATGACTGGCACACGGTGGAAATgcaaggtgctgctggaggatgaATTCATCGCAGAAGCAGTTGGAGTGAAGAAATCTGTCAAGCATGAGGCAGCAGAGGAAGCCGTGAAAATCCTCAAAAAGACTCAGCCAACTGTAGTTAATAACCTGAAGAAAGGCACCGTTGAAGACGTCATCTCCAGAAATGAGATCCGGGGCCGGTCGGCAGAGGAGGCTTTCAAACAGAAGATCAAAGAAGACAACATTGGGAATCAAATTTTACGGAAGATGGGCTGGACGGGAGGTGGCCTGGGGAAAGCTGGCGAGGGAATCAGAGAGCCCATTTCAGTGAAGGAGCAGTTTAAAAGGGAAGGACTCGGGCTGGATGTAGAGAGGGTGAACAAAATCGCCAAAAGAGATATCGAAGAGATCATTCGAAACTACGCGCGCTCGGATAGCCACATTGACTTGACTTTCTCTAGAGAACTGACCATGGATGAGCGGAAGCAGATCCATCAGATTGCCCAAAAATATGGTCTTAAAAGTAAATCTCACGGGCAGGGGCACAACAGATACTTGGTGGTAAGTAGGAAGCGGCGCAAGGAGGATCTGTTGGACCAGCTGAAGCAAGAAGGCCAGGTTGGGCATTACGAGCTCATCATGCCTCAAGCAAACTGA
- the SEPTIN6 gene encoding septin-6 isoform X2 — MAAAEVARQGEGCRTVPLSGHVGFDSLPDQLVNKSVNHGFCFNILCVGETGLGKSTLMDTLFNTKFEGDPASHSQPGVQLKSNTYDLQESNVNLKLTIVSTVGFGDQINKEDSYKPIVEFIDAQFEAYLQEELKIKRVLHNYHDTRIHACLYFIAPTGHSLKSLDLVTMKKLDSKVNIIPIIAKSDAISKSELTKFKIKITSELVSNGVQIYQFPTDDESVAEINGTMNAHLPFAVIGSTEELKIGNKMMKARQYPWGTVQVENEAHCDFVKLREMLIRVNMEDLREQTHTRHYELYRRCKLEEMGFKDTDPDSKPFSLQETYEAKRNEFLGELQKKEEAMRQMFVQRVKEKEAELKEAEKELHEKFDRLKKLHQDEKKKLEDKKKSLDDEVNAFKQRKTAAELLQSQAQQAGGSQTLKRDKERKNFFLICLRQLHWV, encoded by the exons ATGGCGGCGGCCGAGGTGGCGCGGCAG gGTGAAGGCTGTCGTACTGTCCCACTTTCCGGACACGTAGGATTTGACAGTCTGCCTGACCAGCTGGTTAATAAGTCAGTTAATCATGGGTTTTGTTTCAACATCCTGTGTGTGG GGGAAACTGGCCTTGGTAAGTCTACCCTCATGGACACACTTTTCAACACCAAGTTTGAAGGTGACCCAGCATCTCACTCACAGCCTGGGGTCCAGCTGAAATCTAATACCTATGACCTGCAGGAGAGCAATGTCAACCTCAAACTGACCATTGTGAGCACAGTTGGCTTTGGGGATCAGATCAACAAAGAGGACAG CTATAAGCCCATTGTTGAGTTCATTGATGCTCAGTTTGAAGCCTACTTGCAAGAAGAACTGAAGATAAAAAGGGTCTTGCACAACTACCATGACACCCGAATCCACGCTTGCTTGTATTTCATTGCTCCGACAGGCCACTCACTGAAATCCCTGGATTTGGTGACAATGAAGAAGCTTGACAGCAAG GTCAACATCATTCCCATCATTGCCAAATCTGATGCCATTTCCAAGAGTGAGCTGaccaaatttaaaattaaaatcacaagTGAACTGGTCAGTAATGGGGTGCAGATCTACCAGTTCCCAACAGATGATGAATCGGTGGCAGAGATAAATGGGACAATGAAT GCCCACTTGCCATTTGCAGTGATTGGGAGCACGGAGGAGCTGAAAATAGGAAACAAAATGATGAAAGCTCGCCAGTACCCCTGGGGCACAGTGCAGG TGGAGAATGAGGCTCACTGTGACTTTGTGAAGCTGCGGGAGATGCTGATCCGTGTGAACATGGAGGACCTGCGTGAGCAGACCCACACGCGCCACTATGAGCTGTACCGGAGGTGTAAGCTGGAGGAGATGGGCTTCAAGGACACTGATCCAGACAGCAAACCCTTCAG cttaCAAGAAACTTACGAAGCCAAAAGAAATGAGTTTCTGGGAGAAttgcagaaaaaagaagaggcaatGAGGCAAATGTTTGTCCAGAGGgtcaaggaaaaagaagcagagctgaaggaggCTGAAAAAGAG CTGCATGAAAAGTTTGATCGCCTGAAGAAGTTGCATCAGGATGAGAAAAAGAAGCTAGAGGATAAGAAGAAATCTCTGGATGATGAAGTAAATGCATTTAAACAGAGGAAGACAGCAGCTGAATTGCTCCAGTCTCAGGCGCAGCAGGCTGGAGGATCTCAAACTCTTAAAAgagataaggaaagaaaaaa cttttttttaatctgtcttCGCCAGCTGCACTGGGTCTGA
- the SEPTIN6 gene encoding septin-6 isoform X3, with protein MAAAEVARQGEGCRTVPLSGHVGFDSLPDQLVNKSVNHGFCFNILCVGETGLGKSTLMDTLFNTKFEGDPASHSQPGVQLKSNTYDLQESNVNLKLTIVSTVGFGDQINKEDSYKPIVEFIDAQFEAYLQEELKIKRVLHNYHDTRIHACLYFIAPTGHSLKSLDLVTMKKLDSKVNIIPIIAKSDAISKSELTKFKIKITSELVSNGVQIYQFPTDDESVAEINGTMNAHLPFAVIGSTEELKIGNKMMKARQYPWGTVQVENEAHCDFVKLREMLIRVNMEDLREQTHTRHYELYRRCKLEEMGFKDTDPDSKPFSLQETYEAKRNEFLGELQKKEEAMRQMFVQRVKEKEAELKEAEKELHEKFDRLKKLHQDEKKKLEDKKKSLDDEVNAFKQRKTAAELLQSQAQQAGGSQTLKRDKERKNNPWLCTE; from the exons ATGGCGGCGGCCGAGGTGGCGCGGCAG gGTGAAGGCTGTCGTACTGTCCCACTTTCCGGACACGTAGGATTTGACAGTCTGCCTGACCAGCTGGTTAATAAGTCAGTTAATCATGGGTTTTGTTTCAACATCCTGTGTGTGG GGGAAACTGGCCTTGGTAAGTCTACCCTCATGGACACACTTTTCAACACCAAGTTTGAAGGTGACCCAGCATCTCACTCACAGCCTGGGGTCCAGCTGAAATCTAATACCTATGACCTGCAGGAGAGCAATGTCAACCTCAAACTGACCATTGTGAGCACAGTTGGCTTTGGGGATCAGATCAACAAAGAGGACAG CTATAAGCCCATTGTTGAGTTCATTGATGCTCAGTTTGAAGCCTACTTGCAAGAAGAACTGAAGATAAAAAGGGTCTTGCACAACTACCATGACACCCGAATCCACGCTTGCTTGTATTTCATTGCTCCGACAGGCCACTCACTGAAATCCCTGGATTTGGTGACAATGAAGAAGCTTGACAGCAAG GTCAACATCATTCCCATCATTGCCAAATCTGATGCCATTTCCAAGAGTGAGCTGaccaaatttaaaattaaaatcacaagTGAACTGGTCAGTAATGGGGTGCAGATCTACCAGTTCCCAACAGATGATGAATCGGTGGCAGAGATAAATGGGACAATGAAT GCCCACTTGCCATTTGCAGTGATTGGGAGCACGGAGGAGCTGAAAATAGGAAACAAAATGATGAAAGCTCGCCAGTACCCCTGGGGCACAGTGCAGG TGGAGAATGAGGCTCACTGTGACTTTGTGAAGCTGCGGGAGATGCTGATCCGTGTGAACATGGAGGACCTGCGTGAGCAGACCCACACGCGCCACTATGAGCTGTACCGGAGGTGTAAGCTGGAGGAGATGGGCTTCAAGGACACTGATCCAGACAGCAAACCCTTCAG cttaCAAGAAACTTACGAAGCCAAAAGAAATGAGTTTCTGGGAGAAttgcagaaaaaagaagaggcaatGAGGCAAATGTTTGTCCAGAGGgtcaaggaaaaagaagcagagctgaaggaggCTGAAAAAGAG CTGCATGAAAAGTTTGATCGCCTGAAGAAGTTGCATCAGGATGAGAAAAAGAAGCTAGAGGATAAGAAGAAATCTCTGGATGATGAAGTAAATGCATTTAAACAGAGGAAGACAGCAGCTGAATTGCTCCAGTCTCAGGCGCAGCAGGCTGGAGGATCTCAAACTCTTAAAAgagataaggaaagaaaaaa TAACCCATGGCTCTGTACTGAGTAA
- the SEPTIN6 gene encoding septin-6 isoform X1 yields the protein MAAAEVARQGEGCRTVPLSGHVGFDSLPDQLVNKSVNHGFCFNILCVGETGLGKSTLMDTLFNTKFEGDPASHSQPGVQLKSNTYDLQESNVNLKLTIVSTVGFGDQINKEDSYKPIVEFIDAQFEAYLQEELKIKRVLHNYHDTRIHACLYFIAPTGHSLKSLDLVTMKKLDSKVNIIPIIAKSDAISKSELTKFKIKITSELVSNGVQIYQFPTDDESVAEINGTMNAHLPFAVIGSTEELKIGNKMMKARQYPWGTVQVENEAHCDFVKLREMLIRVNMEDLREQTHTRHYELYRRCKLEEMGFKDTDPDSKPFSLQETYEAKRNEFLGELQKKEEAMRQMFVQRVKEKEAELKEAEKELHEKFDRLKKLHQDEKKKLEDKKKSLDDEVNAFKQRKTAAELLQSQAQQAGGSQTLKRDKERKKGQEGSLALSPSQCAGLDAHPGSNLRESWTPCCTYQCL from the exons ATGGCGGCGGCCGAGGTGGCGCGGCAG gGTGAAGGCTGTCGTACTGTCCCACTTTCCGGACACGTAGGATTTGACAGTCTGCCTGACCAGCTGGTTAATAAGTCAGTTAATCATGGGTTTTGTTTCAACATCCTGTGTGTGG GGGAAACTGGCCTTGGTAAGTCTACCCTCATGGACACACTTTTCAACACCAAGTTTGAAGGTGACCCAGCATCTCACTCACAGCCTGGGGTCCAGCTGAAATCTAATACCTATGACCTGCAGGAGAGCAATGTCAACCTCAAACTGACCATTGTGAGCACAGTTGGCTTTGGGGATCAGATCAACAAAGAGGACAG CTATAAGCCCATTGTTGAGTTCATTGATGCTCAGTTTGAAGCCTACTTGCAAGAAGAACTGAAGATAAAAAGGGTCTTGCACAACTACCATGACACCCGAATCCACGCTTGCTTGTATTTCATTGCTCCGACAGGCCACTCACTGAAATCCCTGGATTTGGTGACAATGAAGAAGCTTGACAGCAAG GTCAACATCATTCCCATCATTGCCAAATCTGATGCCATTTCCAAGAGTGAGCTGaccaaatttaaaattaaaatcacaagTGAACTGGTCAGTAATGGGGTGCAGATCTACCAGTTCCCAACAGATGATGAATCGGTGGCAGAGATAAATGGGACAATGAAT GCCCACTTGCCATTTGCAGTGATTGGGAGCACGGAGGAGCTGAAAATAGGAAACAAAATGATGAAAGCTCGCCAGTACCCCTGGGGCACAGTGCAGG TGGAGAATGAGGCTCACTGTGACTTTGTGAAGCTGCGGGAGATGCTGATCCGTGTGAACATGGAGGACCTGCGTGAGCAGACCCACACGCGCCACTATGAGCTGTACCGGAGGTGTAAGCTGGAGGAGATGGGCTTCAAGGACACTGATCCAGACAGCAAACCCTTCAG cttaCAAGAAACTTACGAAGCCAAAAGAAATGAGTTTCTGGGAGAAttgcagaaaaaagaagaggcaatGAGGCAAATGTTTGTCCAGAGGgtcaaggaaaaagaagcagagctgaaggaggCTGAAAAAGAG CTGCATGAAAAGTTTGATCGCCTGAAGAAGTTGCATCAGGATGAGAAAAAGAAGCTAGAGGATAAGAAGAAATCTCTGGATGATGAAGTAAATGCATTTAAACAGAGGAAGACAGCAGCTGAATTGCTCCAGTCTCAGGCGCAGCAGGCTGGAGGATCTCAAACTCTTAAAAgagataaggaaagaaaaaa GGGTCAGGAAGGATCTCTTGCCTTGTCTCCCTCTCAGTGTGCTGGCCTGGATGCACATCCTGGATCCAACCTCAGGGAAAGCTGGACACCTTGCTGTACATATCAGTGTTTGTGA
- the SEPTIN6 gene encoding septin-6 isoform X4, with amino-acid sequence MAAAEVARQGEGCRTVPLSGHVGFDSLPDQLVNKSVNHGFCFNILCVGETGLGKSTLMDTLFNTKFEGDPASHSQPGVQLKSNTYDLQESNVNLKLTIVSTVGFGDQINKEDSYKPIVEFIDAQFEAYLQEELKIKRVLHNYHDTRIHACLYFIAPTGHSLKSLDLVTMKKLDSKVNIIPIIAKSDAISKSELTKFKIKITSELVSNGVQIYQFPTDDESVAEINGTMNAHLPFAVIGSTEELKIGNKMMKARQYPWGTVQVENEAHCDFVKLREMLIRVNMEDLREQTHTRHYELYRRCKLEEMGFKDTDPDSKPFSLQETYEAKRNEFLGELQKKEEAMRQMFVQRVKEKEAELKEAEKELHEKFDRLKKLHQDEKKKLEDKKKSLDDEVNAFKQRKTAAELLQSQAQQAGGSQTLKRDKERKNSGFL; translated from the exons ATGGCGGCGGCCGAGGTGGCGCGGCAG gGTGAAGGCTGTCGTACTGTCCCACTTTCCGGACACGTAGGATTTGACAGTCTGCCTGACCAGCTGGTTAATAAGTCAGTTAATCATGGGTTTTGTTTCAACATCCTGTGTGTGG GGGAAACTGGCCTTGGTAAGTCTACCCTCATGGACACACTTTTCAACACCAAGTTTGAAGGTGACCCAGCATCTCACTCACAGCCTGGGGTCCAGCTGAAATCTAATACCTATGACCTGCAGGAGAGCAATGTCAACCTCAAACTGACCATTGTGAGCACAGTTGGCTTTGGGGATCAGATCAACAAAGAGGACAG CTATAAGCCCATTGTTGAGTTCATTGATGCTCAGTTTGAAGCCTACTTGCAAGAAGAACTGAAGATAAAAAGGGTCTTGCACAACTACCATGACACCCGAATCCACGCTTGCTTGTATTTCATTGCTCCGACAGGCCACTCACTGAAATCCCTGGATTTGGTGACAATGAAGAAGCTTGACAGCAAG GTCAACATCATTCCCATCATTGCCAAATCTGATGCCATTTCCAAGAGTGAGCTGaccaaatttaaaattaaaatcacaagTGAACTGGTCAGTAATGGGGTGCAGATCTACCAGTTCCCAACAGATGATGAATCGGTGGCAGAGATAAATGGGACAATGAAT GCCCACTTGCCATTTGCAGTGATTGGGAGCACGGAGGAGCTGAAAATAGGAAACAAAATGATGAAAGCTCGCCAGTACCCCTGGGGCACAGTGCAGG TGGAGAATGAGGCTCACTGTGACTTTGTGAAGCTGCGGGAGATGCTGATCCGTGTGAACATGGAGGACCTGCGTGAGCAGACCCACACGCGCCACTATGAGCTGTACCGGAGGTGTAAGCTGGAGGAGATGGGCTTCAAGGACACTGATCCAGACAGCAAACCCTTCAG cttaCAAGAAACTTACGAAGCCAAAAGAAATGAGTTTCTGGGAGAAttgcagaaaaaagaagaggcaatGAGGCAAATGTTTGTCCAGAGGgtcaaggaaaaagaagcagagctgaaggaggCTGAAAAAGAG CTGCATGAAAAGTTTGATCGCCTGAAGAAGTTGCATCAGGATGAGAAAAAGAAGCTAGAGGATAAGAAGAAATCTCTGGATGATGAAGTAAATGCATTTAAACAGAGGAAGACAGCAGCTGAATTGCTCCAGTCTCAGGCGCAGCAGGCTGGAGGATCTCAAACTCTTAAAAgagataaggaaagaaaaaa ttcgGGTTTCCTGTAG
- the SEPTIN6 gene encoding septin-6 isoform X5, which yields MAAAEVARQGEGCRTVPLSGHVGFDSLPDQLVNKSVNHGFCFNILCVGETGLGKSTLMDTLFNTKFEGDPASHSQPGVQLKSNTYDLQESNVNLKLTIVSTVGFGDQINKEDSYKPIVEFIDAQFEAYLQEELKIKRVLHNYHDTRIHACLYFIAPTGHSLKSLDLVTMKKLDSKVNIIPIIAKSDAISKSELTKFKIKITSELVSNGVQIYQFPTDDESVAEINGTMNAHLPFAVIGSTEELKIGNKMMKARQYPWGTVQVENEAHCDFVKLREMLIRVNMEDLREQTHTRHYELYRRCKLEEMGFKDTDPDSKPFSLQETYEAKRNEFLGELQKKEEAMRQMFVQRVKEKEAELKEAEKELHEKFDRLKKLHQDEKKKLEDKKKSLDDEVNAFKQRKTAAELLQSQAQQAGGSQTLKRDKERKN from the exons ATGGCGGCGGCCGAGGTGGCGCGGCAG gGTGAAGGCTGTCGTACTGTCCCACTTTCCGGACACGTAGGATTTGACAGTCTGCCTGACCAGCTGGTTAATAAGTCAGTTAATCATGGGTTTTGTTTCAACATCCTGTGTGTGG GGGAAACTGGCCTTGGTAAGTCTACCCTCATGGACACACTTTTCAACACCAAGTTTGAAGGTGACCCAGCATCTCACTCACAGCCTGGGGTCCAGCTGAAATCTAATACCTATGACCTGCAGGAGAGCAATGTCAACCTCAAACTGACCATTGTGAGCACAGTTGGCTTTGGGGATCAGATCAACAAAGAGGACAG CTATAAGCCCATTGTTGAGTTCATTGATGCTCAGTTTGAAGCCTACTTGCAAGAAGAACTGAAGATAAAAAGGGTCTTGCACAACTACCATGACACCCGAATCCACGCTTGCTTGTATTTCATTGCTCCGACAGGCCACTCACTGAAATCCCTGGATTTGGTGACAATGAAGAAGCTTGACAGCAAG GTCAACATCATTCCCATCATTGCCAAATCTGATGCCATTTCCAAGAGTGAGCTGaccaaatttaaaattaaaatcacaagTGAACTGGTCAGTAATGGGGTGCAGATCTACCAGTTCCCAACAGATGATGAATCGGTGGCAGAGATAAATGGGACAATGAAT GCCCACTTGCCATTTGCAGTGATTGGGAGCACGGAGGAGCTGAAAATAGGAAACAAAATGATGAAAGCTCGCCAGTACCCCTGGGGCACAGTGCAGG TGGAGAATGAGGCTCACTGTGACTTTGTGAAGCTGCGGGAGATGCTGATCCGTGTGAACATGGAGGACCTGCGTGAGCAGACCCACACGCGCCACTATGAGCTGTACCGGAGGTGTAAGCTGGAGGAGATGGGCTTCAAGGACACTGATCCAGACAGCAAACCCTTCAG cttaCAAGAAACTTACGAAGCCAAAAGAAATGAGTTTCTGGGAGAAttgcagaaaaaagaagaggcaatGAGGCAAATGTTTGTCCAGAGGgtcaaggaaaaagaagcagagctgaaggaggCTGAAAAAGAG CTGCATGAAAAGTTTGATCGCCTGAAGAAGTTGCATCAGGATGAGAAAAAGAAGCTAGAGGATAAGAAGAAATCTCTGGATGATGAAGTAAATGCATTTAAACAGAGGAAGACAGCAGCTGAATTGCTCCAGTCTCAGGCGCAGCAGGCTGGAGGATCTCAAACTCTTAAAAgagataaggaaagaaaaaa TTAG
- the SOWAHD gene encoding ankyrin repeat domain-containing protein SOWAHD: MARRERERGQERGWAGQRAAGITRAVSLLEAARPRAGSPARSSLLCPATAGSRESFHPLQKMGTDGKSIRDRQAVGSWGRTLGRLSISPGSTRRKELKEILLQSNTPGSTIRFATSLKASNNSSLQAGQHQEQKPEQSPEVLSLALDPLEHEWLLTVAEGDVDNIIRLLDLDPSLLSRKDFVTGFTALHWLAKHGHHESFIQVISHAQKKGYPINVNIPTASGGLTPLHLAALQGHELLIKVLVGAYGADTNCRDHNGHKAWQYLRADTSRELKELAGALEEDLQELCSHNTNNNCKSSREARAGQDSVDSSRTRGNTQHSWRWSTLRGFVRQAFAFFQES, encoded by the coding sequence ATGGCCCGGAGGGAGCGGGAGCGGGGACAGGAGCGGGGCTGGGCGGGACAGAGGGCAGCTGGCATCACCCGGGCTGTCTCCCTCCTGGAAGCTGCCCGGCCCCGAGCAGGGAGCCCAGCCCgcagctccctcctctgcccGGCCACCGCGGGAAGCAGGGAGAGCTTCCATCCGCTGCAGAAGATGGGAACCGACGGGAAGAGCATCCGGGACAGACAGGCCGTGGGGAGCTGGGGTAGGACTCTGGGCAGGCTTTCCATCAGCCCTGGGAGTACCCGGAGAAAGGAGCTGAAGGaaatcctcctgcagagcaACACCCCCGGCAGCACCATTCGGTTTGCCACCTCTCTGAAGGCATCCAACAACAGCAGCCTCCAGGCAGGGCAGCACCAAGAGCAGAAGCCAGAGCAGAGCCCCGAGGTGCTGTCCCTTGCCCTGGACCCCCTGGAGCACGAGTGGCTGCTGACAGTGGCTGAGGGCGACGTGGACAACATCATCAGGCTGCTGGACCTGGATCCCAGCCTGCTGAGCAGGAAAGACTTTGTGACAGGCTTCACCGCTCTCCACTGGCTTGCCAAGCATGGACACCATGAGAGCTTCATCCAGGTCATCTCTCATGCCCAGAAGAAAGGTTATCCCATCAACGTGAACATCCCCACGGCCAGCGGTGGCCTCACCCCCTTGCACCTGGCTGCCCTGCAGGGACACGAGCTGCTGATCAAAGTGCTGGTGGGAGCTTACGGGGCTGACACCAACTGCAGGGACCACAACGGGCACAAAGCTTGGCAGTACCTGAGGGCAGACACCTCCAGGGAGCTGAAGGAGTTGGCGGGGGCCTTGGAGGAGGACTTGCAAGAGTTGTGCTCTCACAACACCAACAACAACTGTAAGTCATCGAGGGaggccagggcagggcaggacagtGTGGATTCCTCCAGGACCAGGGGGAACACTCAGCACTCCTGGAGATGGTCAACCCTCCGGGGCTTTGTCAGACAGGCATTCGCTTTCTTCCAAGAGTCCTGA